One Nitrososphaerota archaeon genomic region harbors:
- a CDS encoding DUF1059 domain-containing protein codes for MTGFSADLKQVCGCSWAATGSSSDEVTKKVVWHAKETHGMNEVPAEIAQKLHDAMRPVM; via the coding sequence ATGACTGGTTTCTCAGCCGACCTGAAGCAGGTCTGCGGCTGCAGCTGGGCAGCGACTGGCTCCTCCTCGGACGAAGTGACCAAGAAGGTGGTGTGGCACGCGAAGGAGACCCACGGTATGAACGAAGTCCCTGCCGAGATAGCCCAGAAGCTGCACGACGCCATGCGTCCAGTGATGTAA
- a CDS encoding winged helix-turn-helix domain-containing protein — MSWNLLPALQSLFVRWASVRLRRASGEPAGAGPAPLPDPSFRRMMVYVFVGSRGGQNRVKIVEMLKGEPANPNKISEKLGLDYKTVQHHIKLLEQNQVIVASSKGTYGAVYFLTPYFEKYFESIRSMWARFGQS, encoded by the coding sequence ATGAGCTGGAACCTTCTTCCGGCGTTGCAATCGCTGTTCGTCCGCTGGGCATCGGTCCGCCTCCGCAGGGCCTCCGGCGAGCCCGCCGGCGCGGGTCCGGCACCACTCCCCGACCCTTCGTTCAGGAGGATGATGGTCTACGTCTTCGTGGGGAGCCGCGGAGGCCAGAATAGGGTCAAGATCGTCGAGATGCTGAAGGGAGAGCCGGCCAACCCCAACAAGATTTCGGAGAAGCTCGGCCTGGACTACAAGACCGTCCAGCACCACATCAAGCTCCTCGAGCAGAACCAGGTCATCGTCGCCAGCTCGAAGGGGACCTACGGGGCAGTCTACTTCCTCACTCCATACTTCGAGAAGTACTTCGAATCGATAAGGTCAATGTGGGCAAGATTTGGGCAAAGTTAG
- a CDS encoding BtpA/SgcQ family protein — MRFGQLFPRKPIIGMVHMPPLPGSPDSRMSMKELTEFALSEADKLEAAGLDACIVENVGDVPLFKENLPPYSVAAMANVTREVVRHTKMKVGVNMLRNACEEALSVAHVSGAQFIRCNILIGAYATDQGIIEGCAARVARLKKMLDSDVLVFGDVHVKHAYPIFNVEIEYAAQDLAERGGADAVIVSGPRSPVPPSFERVKKVRDVIEKPVLIGSGISLSNVRQFYQKSDGIIIGEPDFKVKGVWGGPSDEKAYARAVRVCRP, encoded by the coding sequence GTGAGGTTCGGGCAACTCTTCCCGAGGAAGCCCATCATCGGCATGGTCCACATGCCTCCTCTCCCGGGGTCCCCCGACAGCAGGATGTCCATGAAGGAGCTCACAGAGTTCGCGCTCTCCGAAGCGGACAAGCTCGAGGCCGCCGGCTTGGACGCCTGCATCGTCGAGAACGTCGGAGACGTCCCGCTCTTCAAGGAAAACCTCCCCCCCTACAGCGTGGCCGCTATGGCCAACGTGACCCGGGAGGTCGTTAGGCACACGAAGATGAAGGTGGGGGTCAACATGCTCCGCAACGCCTGCGAGGAAGCCCTGTCTGTGGCCCATGTCTCCGGCGCCCAGTTCATCCGCTGCAACATCCTCATCGGCGCCTACGCCACGGACCAGGGGATAATCGAGGGGTGCGCCGCCAGGGTGGCCCGGCTGAAGAAGATGCTTGACTCGGACGTGCTGGTCTTCGGGGACGTCCATGTCAAACATGCTTACCCGATATTCAACGTCGAGATAGAATACGCGGCCCAGGACCTCGCCGAGAGGGGAGGCGCCGACGCCGTCATCGTCTCCGGACCCCGCAGCCCCGTCCCGCCCTCCTTCGAGCGGGTCAAGAAGGTGAGGGACGTGATAGAGAAGCCCGTCCTCATCGGGAGCGGCATCAGCCTGTCCAACGTCAGGCAGTTCTACCAGAAGTCAGACGGGATAATCATCGGGGAGCCGGACTTCAAGGTCAAGGGCGTATGGGGGGGCCCTAGCGACGAGAAGGCCTACGCCAGGGCGGTCAGGGTGTGCAGGCCATGA
- the yjjX gene encoding inosine/xanthosine triphosphatase — protein sequence MIVAVGTKNPAKLEGVKKAFARYFPDVQLRPVDASSVAKAQPTGLDEMTSGAIARARYALSQVGGDFGVGVEAGIFTIGDVYFDHQQAAVVGPSGKASLGHSAGYMLPKKAMEDLIRDGKELERWAEALSGIDQVGDKGGLIRYLTDGQMDRAELTEQCVITALVPWLHKDVYGF from the coding sequence GTGATAGTCGCCGTCGGCACCAAGAACCCGGCCAAGCTCGAGGGGGTGAAGAAGGCCTTCGCGAGATACTTCCCCGACGTCCAGCTCCGCCCCGTCGACGCCTCCTCCGTGGCCAAGGCCCAGCCCACCGGGCTCGACGAGATGACCAGCGGGGCCATCGCCAGGGCCAGGTACGCCCTCTCCCAGGTCGGGGGGGACTTCGGGGTCGGCGTCGAGGCCGGCATCTTCACCATAGGAGACGTGTACTTCGACCACCAACAGGCCGCCGTCGTGGGGCCCTCGGGCAAGGCCTCCCTGGGCCACTCGGCTGGCTACATGCTCCCGAAGAAGGCCATGGAGGACCTGATCAGAGACGGCAAGGAGCTCGAGCGCTGGGCCGAGGCGCTCAGCGGCATAGACCAGGTGGGGGACAAGGGGGGTCTGATCCGATACCTCACCGACGGGCAGATGGACCGGGCCGAGCTCACCGAGCAGTGCGTCATCACCGCGCTCGTCCCCTGGCTCCACAAAGACGTCTACGGATTTTGA
- a CDS encoding 2-oxoacid:ferredoxin oxidoreductase subunit beta, producing the protein MALKLSDLKTTAHNDWCPGCGDFGILNAVQMALAEMNVDPSSTVVVSGVGCSSKAPHFIKTYGVHTLHGRPLPFATGIKLANPNLEVVVEGGDGDGLGIGAGHFVNSGRRNLDMLYIVHDNEVYGLTKGQASPTMGLGMKTKSLPLPNINQGINPLLLAIASGYTFVARGYSYDVRHLKDLIIKGIRHKGFAFLDVLQPCPTYNDIQTKEYWAGEGNLDASGKNQPRTYKLEETGYDGVVHNPKEEEMEQKVQQAVLKTFEFGDHTPIGVFYQNEFVPTYGDRLTARMPSYKTNPPASQEISHEDGTPLTNIQKLLDELRVS; encoded by the coding sequence ATGGCACTTAAGCTCTCAGACCTGAAGACGACGGCCCACAACGACTGGTGCCCCGGCTGCGGAGACTTCGGCATCCTCAACGCCGTCCAGATGGCCCTGGCCGAGATGAACGTCGACCCCTCCAGCACCGTCGTGGTCTCCGGCGTCGGCTGCTCCTCCAAGGCCCCCCACTTCATCAAGACCTACGGGGTCCACACCCTCCACGGCAGGCCCCTCCCCTTCGCCACAGGGATCAAACTCGCCAACCCCAACCTCGAGGTGGTGGTCGAAGGAGGGGACGGAGACGGCCTGGGCATCGGAGCCGGCCACTTCGTCAACTCCGGGAGGCGCAACCTCGACATGCTCTACATCGTGCACGACAACGAGGTCTACGGCCTGACCAAGGGGCAGGCGTCCCCGACCATGGGCCTGGGCATGAAGACGAAGTCCCTCCCCCTCCCCAACATCAACCAGGGGATCAACCCGCTCCTTCTCGCCATCGCCTCGGGCTACACCTTCGTGGCCAGAGGCTACTCCTACGACGTCCGCCACCTGAAGGACCTGATAATCAAAGGGATACGACACAAGGGCTTCGCCTTCCTGGACGTCCTCCAGCCCTGCCCCACCTACAACGACATCCAGACGAAAGAGTACTGGGCCGGAGAAGGGAACCTGGACGCCAGCGGGAAGAACCAGCCCCGGACCTACAAGCTCGAGGAGACCGGATACGACGGCGTCGTCCACAACCCGAAGGAGGAGGAAATGGAGCAGAAGGTCCAGCAGGCCGTCCTGAAGACCTTCGAGTTCGGGGACCACACCCCCATAGGAGTCTTCTACCAGAACGAGTTCGTCCCCACCTACGGCGACCGCCTCACGGCGAGGATGCCCTCCTACAAGACCAACCCCCCCGCCTCCCAGGAGATCTCCCACGAGGACGGCACCCCCTTGACCAACATCCAGAAGCTCCTCGACGAGCTGCGCGTGTCCTAG
- a CDS encoding 2-oxoacid:ferredoxin oxidoreductase subunit alpha: protein MKRTDFSWMIGGVQGSGVDTSANVFARAAAGGGLSVFGNREYYSNIKGEHSYFRVRVSKDLVRSHVDTVDMLATFEEETIFRHALEVRSEGAIIYDPDQDTKRLDGVPTIEAPVEKLLLDELGKAGLSADVKGILELARRRGVHVYPIRYNDLLKAVGAKFGETSLSTLQRMLNVMAVAASFALMSYDQNLVKDAIRKQFRSKPKVGEMNAHAVEAVYDFVTEKYAGSFAYKLEPAKSEGVRLFVRGNSTVALAKELAGCRLQTYYPITPASDESEFLEGHAEMDLDGSASQDNPQVAEVAAMKTKGNIAVVQSEDEIAAVTMAIGGGLAGVRSSTSTSGPGFSLMAEGLGYAGMNEVPIVVTLYSRGGPSTGLPTRHEQGDLRFALHAGHGEFPRIVLASGDLEESFYDTVRAFNYSERYQTPVIHMVDKALANSDATMPMFDVNRVKIDRGLFVKGPITDAVSGEFRRFAPTPNGISPRPPVGTKGGVYWHTGDEHDELGHISEDPTNRDLMMEKRMGKLDVAAREIPLEDKVNFFGPEDAAITIVSWGSTKGAILDAMDWLKADGITVNFLQVRLVNPFPTEYVAKVLSKAKMVVGVEMNYSGQLVGIVRERTCIPVEQLVVKYNGRPMSSEEIYDAIKMISEGKAPKKLVLTHGT, encoded by the coding sequence ATGAAGAGGACCGATTTCTCATGGATGATCGGCGGAGTTCAGGGCAGCGGTGTAGACACCTCAGCCAACGTCTTCGCCAGGGCCGCGGCGGGCGGAGGCCTTTCCGTCTTCGGCAACAGGGAGTATTATTCTAACATCAAAGGGGAGCACAGCTACTTCCGGGTCAGGGTCTCCAAGGACCTGGTCAGGTCCCACGTCGACACCGTCGACATGCTCGCGACCTTCGAGGAGGAGACGATATTCAGGCACGCCCTCGAGGTCAGGAGCGAAGGCGCGATAATCTACGACCCGGACCAGGACACAAAACGCCTCGACGGGGTGCCGACCATCGAAGCCCCCGTGGAGAAGCTGCTCCTAGACGAGCTCGGCAAGGCCGGTCTCTCCGCCGACGTCAAGGGTATCCTCGAACTCGCCCGGAGGAGGGGGGTCCACGTCTATCCAATCCGCTACAACGACCTGCTCAAGGCCGTGGGGGCTAAGTTCGGCGAGACCTCCCTCAGCACCCTCCAGAGGATGCTCAACGTCATGGCCGTCGCCGCCTCCTTCGCACTGATGTCCTACGACCAGAATCTGGTAAAGGACGCCATAAGGAAGCAGTTCAGGTCCAAGCCCAAGGTGGGCGAGATGAACGCCCACGCCGTCGAGGCGGTCTACGATTTCGTGACCGAGAAGTACGCCGGGAGCTTCGCCTACAAGCTGGAGCCGGCGAAGTCCGAAGGAGTGCGGCTCTTCGTCAGGGGCAACTCCACCGTCGCCCTGGCCAAGGAGCTCGCCGGCTGCAGGCTCCAGACCTACTACCCGATTACCCCTGCCAGCGACGAGAGCGAGTTCCTCGAAGGCCACGCTGAAATGGACCTCGACGGTTCAGCTTCCCAGGATAATCCACAGGTGGCCGAGGTCGCCGCCATGAAGACCAAGGGCAACATCGCCGTTGTCCAGTCCGAGGACGAGATAGCCGCAGTGACCATGGCAATCGGCGGAGGCCTCGCCGGCGTCAGGTCCTCCACGTCCACGTCGGGGCCGGGCTTCTCCCTGATGGCCGAAGGGCTCGGATACGCCGGGATGAACGAGGTCCCCATAGTCGTCACGCTTTACTCCAGAGGCGGCCCCAGCACCGGGCTCCCGACCCGCCACGAGCAGGGAGACCTCAGGTTCGCCCTCCACGCAGGCCACGGCGAGTTCCCGAGGATCGTCCTCGCCAGCGGCGACCTGGAGGAGTCATTCTACGACACTGTCAGGGCGTTCAACTACTCCGAGCGCTACCAGACACCGGTCATCCACATGGTGGACAAGGCCCTCGCCAACTCCGACGCCACCATGCCCATGTTCGACGTGAACAGGGTCAAGATCGACAGGGGGCTCTTCGTCAAAGGCCCGATCACGGACGCGGTCAGCGGCGAGTTCAGGCGCTTCGCGCCGACCCCCAACGGCATCTCCCCGCGCCCCCCCGTGGGCACAAAGGGAGGGGTCTACTGGCACACAGGGGACGAGCACGACGAGCTGGGGCACATCAGCGAGGACCCTACCAACCGTGACCTGATGATGGAGAAGAGGATGGGCAAGCTGGACGTCGCCGCCAGGGAGATCCCCCTCGAAGACAAGGTCAACTTCTTCGGCCCCGAGGACGCCGCCATCACAATCGTCAGCTGGGGCTCCACCAAGGGAGCGATCCTCGACGCCATGGACTGGCTGAAGGCAGACGGCATCACGGTCAACTTCCTCCAGGTCAGGCTGGTCAACCCCTTCCCCACCGAGTACGTCGCGAAGGTCCTCTCCAAGGCGAAGATGGTGGTCGGCGTCGAGATGAACTACTCTGGCCAGCTCGTCGGCATAGTCCGAGAAAGGACCTGCATCCCCGTCGAACAGCTCGTCGTCAAGTACAACGGAAGGCCCATGTCCTCCGAGGAGATATACGACGCAATCAAGATGATTTCAGAAGGAAAGGCCCCGAAAAAACTGGTTTTGACCCATGGCACTTAA
- a CDS encoding phosphate uptake regulator PhoU has product MDQLRKVQKVGYSTLSVSIPSEFAKDLNLKQGDSLLFREDADGTLRLIPATSAEKSSRATIKADLVQDDEMLTKLIIGCYALGYDTIEVASGEPLGRTRADKALETVKRLRGLEVVESDDRHIVAQSFTDPTKFPVDSLIKRLQILVSRSLENVVEALDLKNTGSLNDVKRVQDEIDELYWLIVRQLLVALNRRELSAEIGIESPLHASGDRVSAKTLDEIGGIILDVAEELARLRGKGTKMDADVVEGIRKLAEKAGEAFNTTVEGLLTPDIRTIGRSSALVEETLRMEREITREMLDSGEYGYARVLASQFAQLARYCNIIIEIASHRLLRKSSRVATIQH; this is encoded by the coding sequence TTGGACCAGCTAAGGAAGGTGCAGAAGGTCGGGTACTCGACGCTGTCGGTCTCCATACCGAGCGAGTTCGCGAAGGACCTGAACCTCAAGCAGGGGGACAGCCTGCTCTTCAGGGAGGATGCGGACGGGACCCTCAGGCTGATACCTGCGACCAGCGCGGAGAAGTCGAGCAGGGCCACGATCAAGGCGGACCTGGTGCAGGATGATGAGATGCTCACGAAGCTCATCATCGGGTGCTATGCGCTGGGCTACGACACCATAGAGGTCGCGAGCGGAGAGCCCCTCGGGAGGACGAGGGCGGACAAGGCCCTCGAGACGGTCAAGCGCCTTCGGGGACTCGAAGTGGTGGAGTCGGACGACAGGCACATCGTCGCCCAGAGCTTCACCGACCCGACGAAGTTCCCGGTCGATTCGCTGATCAAGAGGCTTCAGATCCTCGTCTCCAGGAGCCTAGAGAACGTGGTGGAGGCCCTGGACCTGAAGAACACGGGGAGCCTCAACGACGTGAAGAGGGTCCAGGACGAGATAGACGAACTCTACTGGCTCATTGTCAGGCAGCTGCTGGTCGCCCTGAATAGGAGGGAGCTTTCGGCGGAGATAGGGATCGAATCACCGCTGCACGCGTCGGGAGACAGGGTCAGCGCCAAGACCCTGGACGAGATCGGCGGGATCATCCTAGACGTGGCCGAGGAGCTCGCCCGGCTAAGGGGGAAGGGGACTAAGATGGACGCGGATGTGGTCGAGGGCATACGGAAACTGGCAGAGAAGGCGGGGGAAGCGTTCAACACGACTGTGGAGGGCCTGCTCACTCCGGACATCAGGACCATCGGAAGGTCCTCGGCCCTGGTGGAGGAGACCCTCAGGATGGAAAGGGAGATCACGCGCGAGATGCTGGATTCTGGGGAGTACGGCTATGCGAGGGTGCTGGCGTCGCAGTTCGCCCAACTGGCGCGGTATTGCAACATCATCATCGAGATCGCTTCACACAGGCTGTTGAGGAAGAGCAGCCGAGTGGCAACGATTCAGCACTAG